The nucleotide sequence AAACTGATAAAGTATGTTAGACTGCGTAGCACCGACAGCTCTTCTAATTCCAATTTCTTTCGTTCTCTCCATTATATTTGCAAGCATTATGTTCATAATTCCAATGCCTCCAACAAGAAGCGAAATTCCGGCAATAGCTCCCATTACAACATTGAAAATTGACTGTGTTTTCTGTTTTTGCTCCATTATTGCTTCTGGAATAATTATTTTAAAATCTTCAACACCATAATGTTTTCTTAAAAGAATTCTTTTAATTAAAGTTGCTGTTTCAAATATTTGCGTATCATTATAGACTTTTACCGTCAACTGATCCACAGAAACTCTATCCGCGGCATTTGCCACATTATTTCCAGAATTTCTCTGTCCAGCATTGTCGTCTTTATTTACTTTCATTTTATAAAACATTGTTGTAATTGGAATATAAATATCTTCATTAAAATTTCTTATTTCATCAGAAGTACCCCCGCCTTCTTTTTTTGAAGAAATAACTCCAATAACTTTAAACCAAGAACTGCCTATTTTTATTTTTTTGCCCAATGGATTTTCATAATTAAAAATTTTATTATTTATTCCCGAACCTAAAACGCAAACATTTTCATAATTATCAATGTGATATTTGTCAAAAAAGTTACCTTGACTTAGCTTTGAATTAAACGTTAAGTAATAATTTTCTGATGTTCCGACAATTTTTGTTTCTATAACTTTTGATTTATAAGTTACTTTTTCTGTATTCTCTTTTTGCGGTGTAATAGATTTGATAAATGAAATTATTTTAGAAATCGCATATGAGTCTTTTAATGTCAATCCGGGAGAAAAAAACGCTTTTTTATTATCATCTTCCGATATTGAATTTTTTTTTATTATAATATTATTTGAACCAAGCAATTCAATTTGTTCAAGGGTTTCCTGTCTTGCACCTTCTCCAATTGAAACCATAGCAATAACTGAAGCAACTCCGAAAATAACTCCTAGCATTGTAAGAAATGTTCTCAATTTATTTGAGTTCAATCCGTCCAAACTAATTCTTAATAAATCTTTTCTTTCCATCAATTGTTATTCAATTATAATTGTTCGAGCCGATTTTGATTTGGTTTGAGATTTTGTCGTTTCCACTTCAGTCGGTGAATCTCCACTTATCTCTTCATGAATTTCCAATGTAGGATTTCGTAAAGCAACAAAATCACCGTTTTGCAAACCGTCATTTATAACGATAAAATCTTCACTTTTACTTCCGATTTTTACATTTACTTTGTCAAATCCCGAACCGTTTTTTTTATATACGAAAAATTCGTCGCTTTCATTAAATACTGCTTCATGCGGAACAAATAATTTATCCTTTGTTTCATTAACTATTATTTGATTGCTCGTTGTCATTCCGGGTTTTAGAATTTCGGAAACGCCTTCAATATCAACGTGAACATCAAAAACTTTAATATCCGAATCATAATTTTTGTTCTTTCCCAACCGAGCAATACTAGTAATTTTTCCGGTAAAGGTGCTATCTTGAAATGCGTCGAGTTTAACAATTACTTTTTGTCCCATGCTAACTTTACTTACATCAACTTCATTAACATACGTTTCGCTTTCCATTGCTGATAGATCAGGTAAAGTAATTATTACTTGCCCAGGCCAAGGCTGATCTCCAATTTGAAATTTTTGACCGTTATTCGCCCAATTTACGCCATAAACAACCAAACCTTCCGCTGATGCCGAAAGAGTTAAATCATCCAAATCCATTTTTGCTTTTTCCAGATCATTTTTTTTCTGCCTAACTTCAACATTCATGTTATTCATTTCTGACTGTTGAATTATTTTTTTCGATTCATAATCTTTTTGTGTTTGTTCATACTGTAATTCATTTTTTTGATGCTGCAGCGCAGCTTCTCTTTGTTTAGCTTGAGCTTCAAACTTCATTTGTTCCATGCTTAGTTTGGATAATTCAAAACTGAGTTGAGAGCTTTTTAATTGTGATTCCATTTGCGCAATTTCGGACGCTTGATTTGCCATAAGCTTTTCTTTATTAGACATTGCAATTTCAAGCTGTGCTTCGGCTTCTTTTAATTTTGTTAATGCTTCGGTAGGATCAAATTTTGCCACAATATCTCCCGATTTAATGTAAGTTCCTTCGGGCACTAAAAATACAATCTTCAAACTGCTTCTAACTCTTGGCGCCGCAATTGATATAGAATTTTTTGCCTTTATTTCACCGCTTTCCGTTACGGATATTCTAAAAGTATCTCTCTTGATTTTATATAGCGGAATGTTTGAATCAATTTTTGAACTGTTAAAGAAAGTAAAATAAATGAAAACGAACAGAATTATCACTATTGTAAATAATGAATATTTTTTTTGAAAAATTGCTGGAAGTTTATTTTTTTTTACGGTTTGTAAGTATGCTGAATTTAATAGATCAAACTTATTTTGAAAATATTTTAAAATCTTCGATAATTTTTTCTCTTTTTCCATTATTCATTTATTTGTTATTACATGAATAATATTATTAAAAATTCCTTCCAAATAAAAGTCATTTTAATTTAAATTATAAAGAACACTTGGTCTTAATTCATTAAATATAGTTCTCCTTTCTAAAGTTTACAAAATCTAATTTTTCATTCAATGTTCAAAATAAATAAAACTAAGGATTACCAATGCGGCTATTACAGTTATCCACATCAAATTTTTTAAGTTAGTATTTTTTTTATTAGGTACAAATTTCAATTCTTCATCGGCGAACCGTATATAATCATTTTCCAGCTTGTTAGAACTTTTTTCTAAAGGAATATTTAATTCTTCACCATTATTTTCTGGGATTGAATTGGATACTTCAATTTGATTTTCTTCAAAATTTATTTTTTTTTTTGATAATAGCTCAACTGCCGAATACCACTTACCTTCTACTTCAGTTGCTCCAATTCCAATAATTGAATTTTCACTTCTAATCCAATTAAGATCATTTTCCATTTCTTCTTCTGAATTATAATAACAACTTCTTGCAACTTCGTGTTTGTTTCCGGCAATCAAGTAATAATAAAATTTATTATCTGAAGTTTTTGATGATAACCATCTTTCATCCAGAAAGGCGTTTCTATAAACGGAATTTATTCCGTTATCTCGTGCAATTTCTAAAGAATAGCTTTGTGATCTGAGATATGTTTTGCCGCTGAAATTTAAAGCGAAGTAAAATTTGTTCTCTTTTGTAAATTTGAAAAAACCATTATCACCTTTGTAATCATCACATTCTAAAAACTGATCGGCAGAGCATAAAAAATCTTCTGAAAAATCATTTTTCTTTTCCATTTGGGGGATCCTTTAATAAAATATTTAAATTGAATACGGACTGAAACTAATTCGAGTCCAGCGCAGTAATCCCCCTATTAATTCAATTACTTATATTTTGATGATATAAACAATCTCAAAATTAAGTTTCTTGAAAAAATCCAGTAGTAAAAATAATAAAATTCAGAAATAAAAGTATTATTTTAATACGAAAATATGTGACTTTTAAATGGTCCTAATTCAATAAACAAACCGTCATTCAATACTTCATCGGTTTTCCTGAAATAAGTCTTATAGTTTAGAATATCTTTAAGTTTAAATTTGGCTGGATAATTAGTAAGATTTAATTCAATTCTACATTGTGAAACCACTTTAGAGAAATTTACAACAACCAGCCTTTTTCTTTCTTCAAAAGTAATTTTCCAAGCAAGAATGTTGTGATATGTGTTATTTGAAACCCACGCCGGAATTGGATTCAATAATTCCCAGTTTCCGTATTTAAAAACTTCTGATGCCGTTATTCTAAAAAGTTTTTCATAAAATTCCATTAAATTGAAATTATCTTTTTCATTCGGTTCTCTTCCAAGCTGCACAGGTAATTTAATTTTTTTTCCTTCAATTTGTCCATCTTGTATAAAAGTCATTCCGGGAATAGTATAAATTATAATTGCCGCGGCTTTTGATTTTTCTATTCCCAATGAAGTTATTGCTCTTTCTTCATCGTGATTTTCAATAAACCTTACAGATTTTTCCTGGAATTTTTTTTCTGCCATTAAATGAGCTTTTATTTCGCTTACATTTTCAATTCTTA is from Ignavibacteriota bacterium and encodes:
- a CDS encoding ABC transporter permease; the encoded protein is MERKDLLRISLDGLNSNKLRTFLTMLGVIFGVASVIAMVSIGEGARQETLEQIELLGSNNIIIKKNSISEDDNKKAFFSPGLTLKDSYAISKIISFIKSITPQKENTEKVTYKSKVIETKIVGTSENYYLTFNSKLSQGNFFDKYHIDNYENVCVLGSGINNKIFNYENPLGKKIKIGSSWFKVIGVISSKKEGGGTSDEIRNFNEDIYIPITTMFYKMKVNKDDNAGQRNSGNNVANAADRVSVDQLTVKVYNDTQIFETATLIKRILLRKHYGVEDFKIIIPEAIMEQKQKTQSIFNVVMGAIAGISLLVGGIGIMNIMLANIMERTKEIGIRRAVGATQSNILYQFMYEALIISLLGGIIGTIIGFILTSIITKYAGWRTLITPYSVIIAFLVSMAVGVGFGLYPAKKAAEKDPIESLRYE
- a CDS encoding HlyD family efflux transporter periplasmic adaptor subunit, which produces MEKEKKLSKILKYFQNKFDLLNSAYLQTVKKNKLPAIFQKKYSLFTIVIILFVFIYFTFFNSSKIDSNIPLYKIKRDTFRISVTESGEIKAKNSISIAAPRVRSSLKIVFLVPEGTYIKSGDIVAKFDPTEALTKLKEAEAQLEIAMSNKEKLMANQASEIAQMESQLKSSQLSFELSKLSMEQMKFEAQAKQREAALQHQKNELQYEQTQKDYESKKIIQQSEMNNMNVEVRQKKNDLEKAKMDLDDLTLSASAEGLVVYGVNWANNGQKFQIGDQPWPGQVIITLPDLSAMESETYVNEVDVSKVSMGQKVIVKLDAFQDSTFTGKITSIARLGKNKNYDSDIKVFDVHVDIEGVSEILKPGMTTSNQIIVNETKDKLFVPHEAVFNESDEFFVYKKNGSGFDKVNVKIGSKSEDFIVINDGLQNGDFVALRNPTLEIHEEISGDSPTEVETTKSQTKSKSARTIIIE